Genomic DNA from Vanrija pseudolonga chromosome 3, complete sequence:
CACCAAGGAGAAGCCAGGGGTTCGCTCCGGCGTCTCCGCCACGGAACTCGAGATGCACCTGCTTTGAAGGGTCGCGACCGCCGAGCTCATTGGTAGGAGGGATGCGGAGAAGAGCCTCGCGGTtctgggcgccgaggaaTGCCCGTGCAGAGCTCCAGTGCTTGGGCTTGAGGCGGAAATAACTTGAGACGAGCGGGGTGAAGAatgcggcgagggcgggtgCGTGCCGGATGATACCGGCGGCGAAGCTCCCGCCGAGAGCCGAGAGACGGCCcggacgcgacgcgtcaTAGAGGACATTGTTGCCCTGGAGATCGCTGAAGCCAAAGTGGACAtgggcgccgctgccagtcTCTTCTGGCGCGAGGATGGGCGCAAAGGTGATCTTGCGGCCATGGGCCTCGTACACGTCGCGAACAATATCACGGACCAACAGGGCACGGTCACCTGCGGCAACGGGGTCGACTGGCGCAACAGTGATCTCGTACTGCGACGGCCCGTACTCCGGCAGCCAGTTCTCCGGGCGGAAGCCAGCGTCGGAgaggagcttgacgagctcggtgCCGATGGGCTCGGCGTTGCGGAACGCCTCGAGAGTCTGCGGGAAGGCGGGCTTGgggatgccgagctcgatAAACTCGTGCTCGAACGCCGCGATGGCCTTGATGCCGAACTCGTCGTGGAGTGTCTTCACAGCGTCGGCAAGAAATGTGCGCGTGCAGCTCTCCCACGGTGTGCCGTCAGTGTTGACCACGTTTCCAAACACAATGTCCAGCCCGGGGCGACTACCGATCGGGTTGAAGCGGTAGCGCGCCGACAAGTCGGGCTGGACGCGCAGGTCACCGATGGCGCCGTATGGGATGGTGTCGAGACAGTGTCCATCGGCGGCAATACCAAGGATGGCAGGGATCCAGCCAATggtcgtgtcgtcgttgaAGTCGCCAGCGCGCACGGAGCGGCCCTTGGTCCGAGCGGAGAAGTCGGAGAGGGCGATGAAGACCAGGTGGTCGGGGTCGTCTTCGGCGGCAGGCGTCTCGGGGCGCTTCTCAGCGGCGACCGTCAGAGGCTTGGTCGCGGGAGACGTCTCGCCGGGcgtggacggcggcgagtgtGGGTGAAGGAACCTTTGAACCGAGTCGAGGACGTGGCCCATGGCgatggtgtgtggtgtgatAAGACCAAGGCCTCATCTCTGGTCGACGCATATGTACTGCGTACTGTGGAGGCCTGTGAAGTGTTTTCTGCCCaacacgagctcgacgctgtGAGCACGACCAGAGGCGCGACATGACGAAGAGTCAAGGAGTGGCCCTCGATATCGTGTGTCTAACGTCATGttcgcgtcgctcgcctctGATTGCCAGGGCAAACTCGGATATCTCACCACATTTTCCCGTACAGTGAAGATGATGACATCCGCACTGCGCAGCACGCAATCTGCACCTGCTGGCGCTGCAATGGCTTGGAACATGGCGCGCGCCCCGGACAGCGCCGCAGGAGATCACATGCAggacgtgcgcgacgccTCGTCCAGTGCGTTCGTGTCCGCAGCCGACGACCGTCTCGCCGAGTTGCTGGAGCCATGGCTTGGTCAACAGTTGTCCCTGGGTCTCCAGCCGCCGGTCCAGCAGGGCCGCACTGACAGCGCGCGACTGACACTGCTTGCGAGTTTGCGCCTCTTCCAAAGCTGCCCAGcacttgtcgtcggcgtctcCCTGGGCCCTATGGCTCGGCGAGACCAATGTAGCCGATGAGCACAGGCACAAGCGTCGCGATAGTCGGCTCGCACCATGCTTCCGACCGCACCGGGAAGGACGGCGCCGGATGTTGTTTTCAAGACCAAACATGCGAGACAAAGTTGTCGTGCACATATGCTCAGCATGCTCAGCGTCCTGACATTGTGGTACCCACTTGTTCATGATAAACCATTGGCCGTGGTGGGAGGGGCTGCAAGTGGAGACGAGGTGGCTCGGTAAGGGCGAAGGGCACCGTGTCACGTTGTCGACCTCGTTGTTCGTCAAGGCTTCATTGCTGGCGCAAGACAATGATTTGGTGAAGGCCGTATGCGCATGTGTCGTTAGAGTGAGTGGTTCTGGGCGGACTGCAATGGCCGTTTTGGCTACGGGTCTTCAGTCAGACCGACCAACTCCAGAGCATCTGTGAGCGACAAGGAGGTTGCCGACACAAGGCTTGCGACCGAGCATTCTTGAAGTCCAGACCCGCGTAGACATGTTTGTGGATCGCCAACAGTGGCCATAAAACAACTCCTTTGGACCAACATCGTCGACTCGCAACCCGAAGTTGTGGTGCTGTACCTTCTGAGCAGTGGAGGGGTACGGAACGACGTACGATACTCCAACTTGTCAGCGGGGCAGCATCGCAACAGCCGCAACGGCGGGGGTctcgatgtcgtcgacgtggtcgaggtggtaattgccgccgcctgcaaCGTGGATGGATTGGGATACAAGGATCGTCGAGAAGAAGCAGGGAGCGTCACGCCCCGTTCAGAGGgagcggcaaggtcgaggtcggcagcAAGGAGGCGGCCAACCCACAATGCCAGGTTGcactcgacgacaagcaTCTTCTCATCTTCCAGTCTCCCTATCCACCCATCATGTCAtcacccacctcccccaccatgGACGCCGCTGTAAAGCACGCGCATCTCCTCTTCAAAGACCAGCACCTCATATACAGCACGAAGACGGCAGCCAAGGCCGAGTTTGAAGCAAAGACCGGCTTGAACTTCCACAATCTCGCCGATACCAACCTCGAGAACATGCCTCTCGTCATGACGCAGTTCaaggacgtcgtcgtcgtgttccCCACGCGGGATCCCAAAGGCGGCATGCAAGCAACGCCGCACTGGCGTCTTGTACTCGTGAGAGTGCTGGGTTTGCCCAACAAAGGGCAGAGCGCTGGCTTGACTGACACGCGAAgcaagcgccgcgccacaTGCGGCCACTTTGGTGATCAGGATGCCGTCTTCTCGAGCACTCAACTCGTGAACGGCGTCACTGAAGTCACACGTTGTATTCGGGCCGACGTCTATGGGCTCGATTTTTGCGAGTTGGAGGGCCTGGAGCTAGAACCAAGTCGTACGTGTGTAACATGCTTCGGCATGTGTGGCTGACGGCTACAGACAAGAGGAAGCGGGATCTCGACTCAGAGAGAGGCAGTGAGGCGGCGGACGCGTCggacggggacgacgacactgATGATGGAATGTCGAGTACCAATGACAACACCGGCAGAAGGATCGGCGGGGTCATATTCCAGCGCGCAGGCCCAGCCCCGACCGCCACAATGCGGGCCAGCAGCCGGCGTCGCCTGGCCACCCACGACAGTTCGGCATCTTCCTCCCGCGGTGCTCGGGACATCAAGCCCCGTTGTAGGGGCAGTTCTGCCACCGATCCCATCCCGGTGCCGTCGTCCCCATCTGCTTCGTCGAGCGACGTTGAGTTTGTGGATGATGACATGGCGGGAAGCCAGTATATCCAAGAAGAAGGGGAGGTGAGTACAGCACTCAGGCTTCACTGACGATGTCTAGGAAGAAgttgacgacgactcgggtggagtggtgggggagggacgTGATCGTCGGGTTCGACTGGCCCATCGCGAGGAGACACGACCTGAGGCTCGCAACACCTTCGAGTTCTACCGCCACCTCGACCCGGTTCACAAGAGTGCACGGCACAAGCGCGACTGTGAATAGAAGTACGGGTACAGCATCGctgaggtcgaggatgcTGTCACTAGCGCCTTCCCACACGTTGCCCTGCGATACAAGGACGTAGCGCGCGTCATCTGCAAGAACCTGCCGGCCAAGCAGCGCGGCAGCCATGCCCGATGGGTGAATGCCTTCTTGTACGAGTACGTATCTGTATTGTCCGGCGGATGATTCTGATCAAACAGGGTTAAAGGGGGGCACTGCGCGCAGGCCCATACGCGGGGATGGCCCACGGTGGCCATCTCCTTCCACCGCATCACCGAGGAgatcgacggcgaggacgtcgaggtctGCGTGCTGGGGAATTGCATGTTCCATGAAGAGAAGTCCAAGGGCGGATGCAGCCTCAGCGGACTGAAGCTTCGGCTGGCCCATGACCGTTAGCAGAGAGTCAACGAGGTGAGCTGACAATGACaggtgtcgacgaggagacccTCAAGACGATCAAGGTCATAGAGTGGAcggaggcgccggcgccaaagAAGGCCAAGATCACTGGATCtcgtggccgtcgccgcaaCCCTCCTCCACTTGACTGAGCGAGCACCCGCGCAGCGCGATCGCCCACTCGCTGTGTATGTCACCCACCCGGCCGCCTACAGTTTCTCTGTGAACCCTTGCACCGAGGAATCAACGCTACCTGCCTGTTCGAACCTCCAGACCAACGTCTACCGTTTGAATGAATCCACTCAGTGCCCATAGACGGACAATTACGTGCGATGATTGAACTTGCTCTGAGATGACCTTGTCCACTGTCCACCTTGCGAGCGATGGAGATACGGAGATGGCTCTCGACCTCCCTCGATCACCTCAGCCTCTCTTTGCCGAACCTCAGTCGTTGTGCACGCAGGCCTTCATTGTTTGTGCATCCGTGCGACTGGAAACCGGAGGCGTGCCTCTGACTTGTTCCAACggacgcgagcgaggggcCTGCGTTTCAATTCTCGTCTCGACGGTTGGCCGACGTGCCTCGATGACAGCATGGCACGGTGGTGCGGCACGGAACGAACTTACTCGCCTCCCAACTCTAACCCAGTGACTGAGAAAACATGCATGTACGGCAATTAAACAAAGCGTGCTCAGCACGGTCTAGTCTCTAGGACTGCGAAGCGAACACGGGAAGAGAAATTAaaggcgcgagcggcggtTGGGGCGCGCCTTGGGGCGACAGCGGCCGGGCTTGGCGCTGGGCTTAGCCGCGGCGTTGATGGTCGCAGAGGCGCTGGTAGTAGGGGGAACAACGGGGACCGTGCCGTTCGAGACGGTCGGGATGGCCGAGACCGACACAGAGGCGGGGAGAGCGCTGCCGCTCggctcgaccgactcgcTGGTCGCGTTgtggccggcgaggaggaaggcaCTGCCGGGCGACGCCGTGGGGCTGGCAGCGGGCTTGGTGatcgaggaggtgctcgaggccgatTCGGACGCAGTGCTGGAGGCGCTGAGAGACGTCGAGTTGGACCACGGCGTGCCAGAGAAGACTggtgccgacgtcgtggtgTTGACCGCGGCAGCTGCCGCAGCACccgtggcgacggcggtgccagTCGTGGCCGCGGTGCTCGTGGTACCCTGGGCGTCGATCTTGGCAAGGTTaaccttggcgccggcgatgGGCGATGCCGTGGGTGATGGCGTCGCTGCGGGGGTCGGGGCCGGGGCATTTGGGTCCGCCTTGAGCAGTGCCGGGTTGACGGGAGGGTTCTGTGGGCCCTTGGGCTGCGGGGCAGTTGAGCACGTCGCACCGTTCCAGTACTTGATCTCGTTGCACTTGGTCTGGTAAGGGTAGCTGGTACCGACCACACCCTTGGGGTCGCCTGCAGCGGTCGGGGTACCCTGCGTGCCCTTGAAGGCGAACagcgcggcgttggcgttgagCGGGAGGGACTGGGTGTTGGGCGAGTCTGCGGGGGTCAGTTGACATCCTCAAAGCCAGGTGGGCTACTCACTAGCCTTGGCGTTGACGTCGTCCTGGGTGCCGTGCTCGATCTGCGTTGTGACGCCAAAGTAGGTAAAGTTGGTGCTGCGCGGCTTGAGGGTCAGGGCCCACTTCTTCGAGGGCACAAGGCCGCACGACGCGACCACACAGTTGGGGTCGGACAGGTTGTACGTGTTCGTGTCAAAGCCGGGGATAACGTATGGGATCCTGGCGGCACCAAGCTGGAGGTTTGGAGCCACGAAGCCGGGGTTGGGGCCGCTGCAGTCGCCAGGCTTGTCGTCAGGGCCATCCCAGCCCC
This window encodes:
- the glnA gene encoding Glutamine synthetase, producing MGHVLDSVQRFLHPHSPPSTPGETSPATKPLTVAAEKRPETPAAEDDPDHLVFIALSDFSARTKGRSVRAGDFNDDTTIGWIPAILGIAADGHCLDTIPYGAIGDLRVQPDLSARYRFNPIGSRPGLDIVFGNVVNTDGTPWESCTRTFLADAVKTLHDEFGIKAIAAFEHEFIELGIPKPAFPQTLEAFRNAEPIGTELVKLLSDAGFRPENWLPEYGPSQYEITVAPVDPVAAGDRALLVRDIVRDVYEAHGRKITFAPILAPEETGSGAHVHFGFSDLQGNNVLYDASRPGRLSALGGSFAAGIIRHAPALAAFFTPLVSSYFRLKPKHWSSARAFLGAQNREALLRIPPTNELGGRDPSKQVHLEFRGGDAGANPWLLLGVLFRAGIEGIRDNLPAPEVINSEQETLSEEEAAGTQLPTSLADALDKLEADKVVSGWFHPKFLESYIKVKRYEIEKIGALSDEEQCKFYTNVY